One region of Vigna angularis cultivar LongXiaoDou No.4 chromosome 10, ASM1680809v1, whole genome shotgun sequence genomic DNA includes:
- the LOC108328269 gene encoding syntaxin-related protein KNOLLE, with translation MNDLMTKSFTSYVDLKKVAMKDVDLEAGMAVPPDVELTSSITLLDTDMGIFLEEAEKVKTEMGSLRDILGSLQQANEESKSLHKAEELKALRSRINANIVAVLKKARAIRTQLEEMDRANAANRRLSGLKDGTPAIYRTRIAVTNGLRKKLKELMMEFQGLRQRMMSEYKDTVGRRYFTVTGEYPDEEVIEKIIANGNEEEILGKAIQEHGRGKVLETVVEIQDRHDAAKEVEKSLLELHQVFLDMAVMVEAQGEKMDDIEHHVLHASHYVKDGTKNLHTAKHYQKNSRKWLCIGIILLLILILVIVIPVATSLSGS, from the exons ATGAACGATCTAATGACCAAGTCCTTCACCAGCTACGTGGATCTAAAGAAAGTTGCGATGAAAGACGTTGATTTGGAAGCGGGTATGGCTGTTCCTCCCGATGTGGAACTCACCTCTTCCATAACCCTCTTGGACACTGACATGGGAATCTTCTTGGAAGAAGCTGAGAAGGTGAAGACTGAAATGGGGTCCCTCAGAGACATCCTCGGCAGCTTGCAGCAGGCCAACGAGGAGAGCAAGTCTCTGCATAAGGCTGAGGAGCTCAAAGCACTAAGGAGCAGGATCAACGCCAACATTGTTGCAGTCCTAAAGAAGGCCAGGGCGATTCGGACCCAGCTCGAGGAGATGGACAGGGCCAACGCCGCCAACCGGAGGCTCTCCGGTCTCAAGGACGGCACGCCGGCCATCTACCGTACCCGGATCGCTGTCACCAATGGACTGAGGAAGAAGCTGAAGGAGCTGATGATGGAGTTCCAGGGGTTGAGGCAGAGGATGATGAGTGAATACAAGGATACTGTGGGGAGAAG GTACTTCACAGTGACTGGGGAGTACCCAGATGAGGAGGTGATTGAGAAGATCATTGCAAATGGTAATGAGGAAGAGATTTTAGGGAAGGCGATTCAGGAGCATGGGAGAGGGAAGGTTCTGGAAACTGTGGTGGAGATTCAGGATAGACATGATGCTGCTAAGGAAGTGGAGAAGAGTTTGCTGGAGCTGCATCAGGTGTTTCTGGACATGGCTGTGATGGTTGAGGCACAGGGTGAGAAAATGGATGACATTGAGCATCATGTGTTGCACGCTTCGCACTATGTTAAGGATGGGACCAAGAATCTCCACACTGCAAAGCATTACCAGAAGAATAGCAGGAAGTGGTTGTGTATTGGGATCATATTGCTGCTCATTCTTATTCTGGTTATTGTTATTCCTGTTGCCACCAGTTTAAGCGGTTCTTGA